ATAGTATGtgaattcaaaaattattgtttGAGTTTTCCTGGATATACATACATATGAAATGAGATTTTTGAAATGATATACATTTTGTGTAAGTGGGGTTGGAATGAGTAAAACCCTAAAGATAATGATATCAATATTTTCAGCAGTATATTAAAGTATAGATTATCagagaaaatgtgtggcatgagttgaatattatgcataaatAACTTTATTAGTTTATaaagaagtatatatatatagacagagataTGATTTTTATACAGTACCATAATATGATAGTGCTTTTTATAAAGTTATAATGTAACCGAGTTTATACAGagttttatacagattttatACAAAGATATAGTGTTCTATATAAAACTACAGTAGAGAgttttatacagatattttataaaGTAATATAGTGTTCTATATTGAACTATGGCGTTCCTTAAGGAACTACAGGACATATATTTATACAGAGATACATTGTTCCCTAAGTGGAACTACAacataaatattttatacaaagaaACAACGTTCCTTATGGAACTACAATATAGTATTTTCTTACAAAGTTACAGTGTTTTTCTACAAATGTATATAGTATGACAATTTTTAATAGAACGTGTTAATGatattatgtatgtattattttggaaaacgcattatatggtttaagaaccctgatggactgtaGTTAGGCACGGTACCATAGCCCCATAGTTGCTAATGCAGCCACACTTCTTTGATAGGGTGTTGGTGGCATAGTCGATTTTGCCATTGAAGTATAGAGTTATCCCCTAGAGTCCGGACCAGTTGGGTAGGAAAATCGTACTCATAGTTACAGATACAGTTACAGTTACAGACATAGTTGATCTAGTCcagtaggccaaccatggctaggtccaaccttcggaccgcacaacccggatcatgcggggttaattcatgacgttACAGTATTATCCATTTAGGGTAGTTCTTCTATACATATATGAACATTTACTTGTACAGAGATGCTTATTAAATAAGTAAacaatgttatatatatatatatatatatatatgtaagtatataaaATTAATGGTATATATAACAatagatataaatatatacatggaAGCTTAAGAATTAAGCTTCTTGACTTCCAATTACATAAGATGCCCCCCGatttcgtctctctctctctctctctctctctctctccttaactcATTctttctctcctcgattttttcGGCGAAACGTGCGCCGATTGATGAACAGAAAATATCCCTGGGTTTCAAATTCAACCACTAACATTTTAACCGAAATGGATTCGTCATTTGGGCTTCGGAGGcgccactcctgggataaggtaaagaGAATAagttatgttagttattttagaaattcaccgAGTTAAATCATGGTATAAAATTATTGAAATATTGTATATGGATTTctgagtaattttatgggtatgaaaattatgatttatttattaaattatagtatttgattaaattagatttctaggaatattttggaattagattaaactgcggggatttgatcatattagtatttttaaatatgttagaaattaaatttaaatatgggaactGGATCATatccgcttttttttttttttttttttttatagaatttaaccggttaacgggagtgtgtgagcctagggatattaggatagtaattattccgagatttaacttattaaactaaaatatatgaatatagaGATTTGTGTGAATGCCACAGACACTGCTTTAGGATTCTTGCAGGTATTTCtctagaaatcaggtaaggggaatatattatgttAGGCGTTTTACAAAGTTAACTGCGTAAATTATAGTATGTGAATTCAGAAATGATTGTCTGAGTTTTCCTGGATATACAGACATGAAATGAGTGTTTTGAAATGGTATACATTTTGTATAAGTTAGGTTGgattgagtaaaaccctagagataatGATATCAATATTTTCAGCAGTATATTAAAGTACAGATTATCagagaaaatgtgtggcatgagttgaatattATGCACAAATAACTTTATCAGTTtatggaaaaatatatatatagacagagataTGATTTTTATACAGTACCATAGCAGGACAATGCTTTAGCTACAGTGTAACCGAGTTTATACAGAGTTTTATACAAAGATATAGTGTTCTATATAAAACTACAATAGAGAgttttatatagatattttatatagtaatatagtgttctatatagaactatggCGTTCCTTAAAGAACTACAGTACAAATATTTATATAGAGATACATTGTTCTCTAAGTGGAACTGCAGTGTTCCTTATGGAAATACAATGTTCCTTAAGTGGAACTACAACacagatattttatacaaaaAAACAGTGTTCCTTATGGAACTACAATATAGTATTTTTATATAGAGTTACAGTGTTTTTCTACtgatgtatatagtatgatagtTTTTAagagaatgtgttaatgatatcatgtatatattgttttggaaatcgcattatatggtttaagaaccatGATAGACCATAGTTAGGCACGACACCGTAGCCCTATAGTTACCAACGTAGCCACACTTCTTTGATAGGGTGTTGGTGGCATAGTCGATTTtgccattgaagtgtagagttactCCCTGGAGTCCGAACCAGTTGGGTAGGCGAATCGTACTCATAGTTACAGATACAATTATCGTTATAGACATTGTTGATCTAGTctagtaggccagccatggctaGGTCCAGCCTTAGGGCCACACAACTCGGATCAtacagggttaattcatgacgttACAGTATTAATCCAAGGCAgttcttctatatatatatatatgcacatttaCTTGTATAGAGATGCTTATTTTATACAGAGTATGATTTGAGACATTTGTTATATATAGAGTATGAATTCAGATACAGATTTTTATACATAATATGATTTGAGGTACTAGTTTATACAAAGTATGATTTGAGATACTATTTTACTCATAGCATGTTTTGAAAGAAAGGTAAGtaatatgaaaattatttttacgAGCATGTATACAGTTCTATATGAGCTCACAGAGAAAGAAAAGATAGACTATGAAAGTGTATTtgaaacattaaaactcatgttgccacacactgataataatctattatgtgttactgaaaggtgtctcactcttataatttcatcattttaggaaatccaagtagACAAGATTAAAGTTCTACAGAGCATAGATTAAGAGTACTGTTCAGGGTAAGTAATAGTGAGACACCGTGTTGTATAGGAAAGTATGTGTATGATTTTGGGATGCATATGGATGGATAGTTCTTGGGAACTTATGTATGAATAGGATGATggtcagaactctggtattgctatttgatgtgtatgtatatagatgCTTTCACTGAGTTATATGACTATTTGAGGACTGTTGTACCTGGTGCCACTTTAGGCAACACAGGTTACTATAGTGCATTTGCTACAAGAATTATGTATAGAATTTTACATTGGTTATTACAGTCTGGTATTAGAGTTGTCATGATGACAATATTATTCTTGTATCAGAGAAGGTTTAttttatagatatatatacatatgaaaaaaaaaatgttataaagtTAGGGTGTGACACCACCGACACTTCATGGGTAAAacgccatctgggtagttgttgactgactcacaaagactgcccactttgtCTCGATTaaggttaactactccatgaatagattAGCAGAGTTGTATGTTCAGGAGACAGTTAGACTACATGGCATACCTGTGTCCATCATTTCAGACCGACACCCATGGTTCACCTCCCAATTTTGGAAGAGTGTGCAAAAAGTTTTGGGACCTTAACTGACCTTTAGCACAGCGTTTCACCCGCAAATTGACGGACAATCAGAGAgaatgattcagatattagaggatatgttgcgagcttgtgtgttggattttagaaatagttggattcagtatttgccactggttgagttcgCCTACTACAATAGCTATTAGGCTAGTATTGATATGACACcgtacgaggcattatatggttggaggtgttgatctccattGTATTTGGAGGAGGTTGGTGAACAAAAAATTTTGGGACTAGAAATTATACAGCAGACTTCTAAAAGGATCaaactcatcagggatagaattaaaatAGCTTAGAATAAACGGAAGAGTTACGCCGATATATGCCGACAAGGGTTAGAGTTTGAGGTAGGGGATAAGATATTTCTGAGGATTGcttcgatgaagggagttatgagatttggaaagaagggtaagctaagttCTAGGTATATTGGGGCTATTCGAGATACTGGAGAGGGTTGGTCCGTTTACTTATAGGATAGCGTTACTGCCGGcattgtctaggatccatgacgtgtttcacgtgcTTATGTTGAAAAagtatgtcccagatccttcgtATGTGATAAGCTATGAGTTTGTAGAAGTCAGAGACACattatcatatgatgaagtgcTAGTTCAGATTCTAAACCGTAAGGAATAGGAATTACATACTAAAAAGATTTAGTTGGTGAAAGTGCTCTAATGTAATCACGCAgctgaggaagtttcatgggactTAGAGGAGGAAATACAATAGAGGTACCCACATTTGTTTAACAAGACCCAACGCTAGTCACGTAAGGGTAATGGTTCAGGTAAATGTTTAGTTTTTGAATATGAATTCGTTTATTGTAGGTTTGTTAATTTAAACTATATGTTTCTGGTTTTAGGTTAAGAGTGgtttttgagagagttttgattTGCCACATGTAATCTCTAAGAAGCTTATATGTAACcaaggtattcctccgccataaatgagagtagttaataaacttgggacgaagccgctatgtgggtggccgtcggctctttctagagtcgggtaaaCATTTCAGTAATTTCCAAATGTTGGTATAAGTGTCGGATAGCAATTTCAaggaagaaaatttttataaggaggggaggatgtaggaactcgaaccaagaaaagaaaaaaaaaaaaagaaggaaaaaggtttggcacaggaccaaaccgtcaacgattttaaCCACCAAGAGTTTTTATATAAGAAAATGAGAAAAttggtttggtaagtgaccaaactgtcgacgattttaggaaaactgtcgacggtttccccCGGGTTGAGCTTACTTAAGTGGGAAGTGaacttaaaattttataattttcatatttctccCTCTCTCCAAATTAGGGtttcactctctcactctctctctagcccAAGATCTCTCCACACGTACTCTctggtcctctctctctctctctctctctctctctccccctgtCTTGTCAGTCCTCGTTCTTGGCTAATTAAGAAGCTAGGATTTCGTTCTCCAAAGTTGTAGGCAGTTTTTTAGGAATAGGTAAGgagattagattatgtcagttatttttgaaatgtgaacTGATTAAACTGAGGTATACGGTTACAGGAATACTATGTATGATTTTCTGATTGAAATATGCATATGAAAATGAGAGTTTTGGTAttatatacgtatttggggaaaactaaagtgagtgggGCGGTCATTTCATTTTCTTGAAAAACATATGTATTGAGTTAAACTAGACACTAGAAATGATCATACAtttatttttagcaaaatatattttctcaagtcaatttattatattatgaaatatcacTCAGTTATTTCATAATTAAACTTGATGATTTCATGGTATTATACAGTGAAAGATACAGTTTTTATACCGAATTATGATATGATtagttttatacaaaattatgaatatgacgattttataccgagttatgatacGCCATtttttataccgagttatgatatgacaggttCTATGCAGAATTATGAACATAacggttttataccgagataTGACAGGACAGTTTTATTCCGAGTATGATATGACAGGTTTCATATAGATTCATAAACATGACggttttatacaaatttatgaaaataagatcatgttactgtttttactatgtaaattatatatatggtttatgaaCCATGAGGGACTCGATTTTATGGAAGCTCAGTACCGCAACCACACTGTTCTGAGAGTGTTGGTATTAGAAAGTCAATTTGGCATGAGAAGAGTGGGATACTCTCTTAGGTTCAGACCAGGTTGAGGTAGACAAATCGTACTTCAGAGCATGTTATGTTGACCTAGCAGTGGTCGACCAACTAGATTGGTAGGTCGAGTCTTCGGATTGTACAATCCAATCATGGGAGTTattcatgatgttatatgatggtCCAATAAGGAAGATTCTCTATCCATATATGTTATTTACGAAAATAGGCTATATTAAACCAAAACTATGTTAtgaaggaaaatatatatatttttaatgctatatgTGTGAGTTCAATTTTCAAATGCTatttcagttaaagttaaataTATGATTGCTTTAtgatcacactaaaactcatgttagtcacacactgataataatctaattCGACTCACTGAAAAATGCCTCACCCCAATATCCAACTCATTTTTTAGGTCCTATAGGGAATCAAGCCTAATATGCTACGAGGTTGAGTTTAGATTTTAGTAGTTAGTGTAAGTGCAAGTGAGACACTTGTATATTATGTCTTAgcttattttgggatgtaatatatagAACAAGGAGATAAATATGTATAATTGAGAACTTTGGTAAGGTGTTTTGAGATTTAATTATCTTCTATTGCATATTTATATTGAGCTATGGATAGGAACACCCGGGACCCCTATTTGGGTTtgaataattataattataattatggtatcagagatatatgtatAGAAAATGACACTCCGAGCCTCACCAAGTTCAGGGCGCGTCTTTTACTAGTTCTTTTTCCTTCTCCCCTAGATCCAATATTGAAGCTGCAGCTAGCGAGAATGGAGCTGACTGATCTATACTCCACCGCTAATCTTCCCCTCTGCATTTGGTAATTTCATTTGATGAGCGTAGATGCTACTGGGGAAATATCTTGCTTGTGCTCACTTTCGGTGTTTCTGTGGTTTTTCAGCTTTCATCTgcttcataataataataataataataataaattatcatCATCATAATACTGAAGGCCTATATAAATTTCAACGGCAGGGCACCCTTACCTCTGGCCTTTTGAGTGGTGCAGAGAGGACTTGTGTTTGGTATTATGAGGGTAACAACTTACAATCAGAACCAAATATGGAGTACCCAAAATGACGGTAAAACTAAATGCGGTCACTCACCAAGTATAACTTAACAAGTACCTAGTTGCAATGGAAAATTCATAAAAGCTTTTCTATTTTTCActctatatttttaataattactTAATTAAGGAGCCATACGATGTTGATTTAATAACAATAGCATTGCTGCGCAGGCAACACATCATAAAGGAACCAATTTGATGTTTTGCAATTTCATAGAGGCATATTTGCAAATGCCAAAAGCAAAATGAAGAAGAAGGGGAGGCATCAAAGGAACGCGCAGGGGCCTCAACTCAAGTTTTCTTTTAAACTAAAAAAATACATTACAATTGGAACACTCCTTAGATACACATGCCTGCAACTCGAAGCAAGGACTCTTGCTTGTGTGGTTGAATAGATCCCAAAAGCGCAAGCAAGAGCAAAATATGTTGCAGGGTCGTCCCTGTTGTTCCACCTGAAACACACAGCACAAACAGTAAATTCAACAACATAACATAATCACATAAATAGAACGTGTTTAGTAAAAATAATGGCCAACCTTGGGTTTACCCCTAGTAATAAGGTGGGGTGGAGTTTGGATTTATGATATTTTGAGAGTGATACTTTGAATGTGCTAAAAAAAAAGGTGTTCAAAAATTAAATTGATGCAGTAGTTGCGTGCAGGAATCTACTTACAATTGGAACCTCCAAAAAGAAAACAATGAGAAGTTCAGAGAAGAGATTTGGCAGTCAGAGCTCATCATCTGGTGTTGCCCGACGACGGACCGGCTCACGGCGTCTCCGAGGGCCAGACCCACCATCCGAAGACTCATTATCCTCACCCCTAGAAGCAGATCCGGTTTCCCCGTCATAGCTCTCTCCCCATAATCTTGTAGATCTTCTTCTGATGCTTAGCTGTGCTCTGGTTCTTGAGGTGGTACCAGTACCAGACCAACTGCTGCTCCTTGAACTAGCCCCAGGCCGAAAAACCCGAATAAGGAAAAATACAGTCAGCCATCCCCCTTCATCAATGGGCAGAATGCTGTCTTCACTCCTCTCTTCTCCAAATGAAGACTGGAGGGTGCTGAGCAAGTCTCCCAGGTCCCTCTGCCGTTCCAACCTCCTCCAATTACGCTCGCGTTCGGGGTCAGCCTCTGATGGCCTGACAAGGGGGTGTTCGAGCCTTGCATGCTTCCTGAGATCAGTATAGGAGCCACTGAAATCACAAGTTTCACAGGCACAACTCCTTGATTTTGCATTCATCAAACGACGAGCAGGCTCAACAACAATCCACTCCTTTATCTGTCCACGACAAAGTGGGCAGACCAGTTTTGGAGGAACCTGGTCCTCACAAGACCCTGTATGAATGCCAAAGAGCCCTTCCTCACTTCTTTCTTCTGGTAAATTGGTAATTGCATCCTCTGACATCCCTGTGTGGGACGAGTGTGGGGTAGAGAGTGAAGTCTCCTCTTGTGGTGGCACTGTCAAAGTGGTTTCTGCAGATGACTTGCGGAACTGGTCAAGACAATTTGAGTGGCGATAGCTTGTGTCACACATATAAGGGCGGCAACCCTTATCATGGGAAGAACATATGAGGAGAACAGCATTATGTGGATGTTCCATGCAGACAGGGCACCGAGCTTCCTCCCATTCTTTCACATCTTCCTCGCTTCCAGAAGACTTTTTGGATGAAGAACGTCTTGTTCTACTAGAGCTACATGGGTAAGGAGATGCCCTAGACCTATCAAAAGACACTGAACGATCTCTTCTATCCTTAGGCATGTTTTATTAGCAACACTTCTAAGAGCAGCACACTTCCCAGGAAGCAGCTCAAAAAAGGAACTACAAGAGAATGCATCAACATAGGAAATATTTTAGTAAGTAATTACATACTAATGCATTAAAAGCAAAACATGCAAAGATTAAACAGGTGCTTAAAATGGACAAACTTGGAAAGGTGAGGATTATAGATCccacaaaataataaatcttaATCTATCCAACTATCAAGCACAAACTATGCCGACAAAATTCCGAAGTTGGGGAGGTATATGAaaagaaacaaaatgaaaagtaTTGTGCAACAAGAATGATTCACTGGAAATGCACCCCAAGTTGCTTTAAACTCTTTACCAACTAATATAAAATGAGATTCACAATCCAGAAAATATTCAGGATTTAGCTCACTCATTTATTTTAGGAACCTTGTGCAATCCCTTTCACTTATCAATTAAGCGTTAGAAACCCACCAAATGACtttctcaaaataaataaataaataaataaactcaaagaTGTCAATAAATCTATTATGCAAGAATTAAGATACAATTGCACAGGCCTTTTTGATATTCTACAATTACAACTTGGTCAAAAACAACAGTGATGCTTAAAAACAACAAATATAATTCCAATGATGGGCTTCTCTTCAACATACAAATGAATCACATATAATAGTACATTGAATCAAACACAGCAATAACATCTTCACACTACCACCTTGAAAGgatgatataaaaaaaaacagCAGCAAAAATGTTGATCATATAACCAATAAAGAAGTCAACAAGTGAAGAGGATGGAAGAAAAAAGAGAGATAAAAGGAAGTGAGAGGGTGAGGTGATGGATGAGAGCCTCGAGCGGATTCAAATTCAAATTGAGCGACCACTCCAGTGCTATGACACTACTAGGGAGCATAAGGCATAGCCATTATCTGCACAGTGAGACTTGGTTAGGTTATTGAGGGAGGCACAGCAATATCAGTTTCATTCTTCCATGCATTAAAAGAAATGATTATCAGTTGCATCATGCTCTTTACACAACCAAGTCACATTCCACTATCAATATTTGTCATCTTAAAATAACATATACATCAGATTCACCAGTAAAATTAAGTCTACAAATCCTACATGAATTGACCACTGTAACCATTTTCTTTGGAGGGACGGAACTAAATAATCAGAACAGAAAAATACACATAATATCTCATGCTAGTTTATCAAAATATAAATATGCTCAGAAAATTCAACTTGAAGAACTTGAATACGTTCCAAAATGCAACTTAAAAAAACCTGAATGATAACAAATCTCAAGAAAGAAAAGATAACACATCTTGCATAAAAGAAAAGATAACCACACAGCTAAGCAAAAGCAAAACCCACTGCTGGGAACTTATTCAAGATGCCTGAACATGCCAATCTTTATCAAACCATCACAAAGAATTGCAAAGAACTGGGTACAAATCAAGCCAACACCCTTAAATGGTTTCAGAATTTGAGGATCACCATA
This window of the Malania oleifera isolate guangnan ecotype guangnan chromosome 6, ASM2987363v1, whole genome shotgun sequence genome carries:
- the LOC131157386 gene encoding uncharacterized protein LOC131157386; this encodes MPKDRRDRSVSFDRSRASPYPCSSSRTRRSSSKKSSGSEEDVKEWEEARCPVCMEHPHNAVLLICSSHDKGCRPYMCDTSYRHSNCLDQFRKSSAETTLTVPPQEETSLSTPHSSHTGMSEDAITNLPEERSEEGLFGIHTGSCEDQVPPKLVCPLCRGQIKEWIVVEPARRLMNAKSRSCACETCDFSGSYTDLRKHARLEHPLVRPSEADPERERNWRRLERQRDLGDLLSTLQSSFGEERSEDSILPIDEGGWLTVFFLIRVFRPGASSRSSSWSGTGTTSRTRAQLSIRRRSTRLWGESYDGETGSASRGEDNESSDGGSGPRRRREPVRRRATPDDEL